One window of Desulfobacterales bacterium genomic DNA carries:
- a CDS encoding M15 family metallopeptidase, translating into MISQKEMDEIIEKKESLPEKILSVRNRCEALGVELITYCIERSLKEQAIIYRSTRGISEIKRKAMDLDARGFDFLAKVLIDVGPQNGRLGKHITWAGPGESYHNYGLAFDSAVMVGGKIDWSMRRPDLWKIYGEVAVAEGLEWAGNWPGSKVEYPHCQLAQWKGSPLKLLSPEQTKKLIDDMEV; encoded by the coding sequence ATGATCAGTCAAAAAGAGATGGACGAAATTATTGAAAAAAAGGAATCCTTGCCCGAAAAAATTCTTTCTGTTCGTAACCGGTGCGAGGCTCTCGGAGTTGAGCTTATCACATATTGCATTGAGCGCTCCTTGAAAGAGCAGGCAATTATCTACAGAAGCACTCGTGGGATAAGCGAGATTAAACGCAAGGCCATGGACCTTGATGCCAGGGGCTTTGACTTTCTTGCGAAGGTCCTGATTGATGTGGGGCCGCAAAATGGGCGGCTCGGAAAACACATCACATGGGCTGGCCCGGGAGAGAGCTATCACAACTATGGTTTGGCGTTCGATTCTGCCGTTATGGTAGGCGGAAAGATCGACTGGTCGATGCGCCGGCCGGACCTGTGGAAAATATATGGAGAGGTCGCTGTGGCCGAAGGCCTCGAATGGGCCGGCAACTGGCCGGGGAGCAAAGTAGAATATCCGCACTGCCAGCTTGCTCAATGGAAGGGAAGCCCGTTGAAACTCCTGTCTCCTGAACAGACCAAAAAATTGATTGACGATATGGAGGTTTGA
- a CDS encoding TraR/DksA C4-type zinc finger protein, translating to MDDCDVADKFINLQSSTGVKAIQNELGRPGTTDCENCGEPIPEKRRRAMPSCRLCIDCQRDLEKMC from the coding sequence ATGGACGATTGTGATGTGGCTGACAAATTCATAAACCTTCAAAGCAGCACCGGCGTGAAGGCAATTCAGAATGAACTTGGCCGGCCCGGGACGACTGATTGCGAAAATTGTGGCGAACCGATCCCTGAAAAGCGAAGAAGGGCGATGCCGAGTTGTCGGCTGTGTATTGACTGCCAGCGCGATCTTGAAAAAATGTGTTGA